The following is a genomic window from Chiloscyllium punctatum isolate Juve2018m chromosome 32, sChiPun1.3, whole genome shotgun sequence.
gtTTAAAGACTGAGTTATTATCTGATACAGATGTAAATTAACATGAAGATAAGTATATTAGAGGTaaaagaaatagctgaagaaataTCAAAGAAGAACTTCATTTCAATAGATGCTAGCACAAGTACTAAGCTAGGAAAACTATGCATTTTTTCTGGAAAGGCAGTCATAAAGACTTAAAAATTGAAGGGCAGGCTGTCAAGTTGTGAAGgggagttcaaatcctgccaatgAATTTGAAATCAttgaaaatctagaattaagagtctaatgatgatgatgaatctactgttgattgtcagaaaaatatcCTTcatgtcctacatgtgactccagacccacatcaatgtggttgactcttaattgccctctatGCAATTATGGATGGACAGTAAATGGGGGCCTCACCAAGAACATTCTCATCCTGTGAAATGAATTTTTAAATATCTTTGTTTTTGAACTACTAGTAAACAAGTAACAGAGGCAATACTGGCAGAAGAAAGAAAATACCTTCAGACTGTGATGGGAACTTTTGTGTATAAACCCCTGTGTAGCTGCTGTGAAATGTTGGAATGTATTTATGTAGAGGTTAGACACCATATGCAGCCAGAGTCATTTTTAAGATAATCACTCAAATTCAATATCTTTCTGTTGAGCTTATGTTCAGGATAGATTGTTCCAAAATTAAAGGGACCACCCTATTAAATATAATGAGCCCAATTTGTTTAACTGCCTAATGTTGTGTGGACCATTTTTCTAATAGTGACTGTAATATAGTAATGTGATGTTTTAGTAATTGGTTTTGAAAGGAGAAACCTAAGACTTGAAATCTAGGTAAGGGTGACTTCAACCTGATTTAAGTAGTGGCTTTTTTGCAGTAATTTGGATAAAATTGCAGGTGGTCAGTGAACATGCTGCATATCTCCTATAGACAAATGGGTCAAAGAACAGTATTTAATATTTCAAGATTTTTGATATAAATGTTCAACCATAGATCAAACATAACTAAACAGGTCACATTAACTAATGCAAAAAATGTCTCCATTTTACACAATGCCTAGAGTCACTCTCAGCTCGAGCATTTTAGCCTGTCATAGCAGAGGTCTACAGTCCTTTTGTCGATCATTCCACTCAGCTCACTTTTTTTTGTAGCATACTTCGGTGACTCTCCATTTCAAGGCATCTTCCTTGTCCATTGCTTCCCCGCAGCAGTAGCTCCTTTGCTTTACATCTTAAACAGCTGCTGTCCAGTTTCTATGAAATGTTCTGAAAAGGTGTTAAAACTAGCGCGCGCACACCTTGAAAACCTTGttgaactttctctctctctctctctctctctcagtaaccAGATCACAAACAGGTCCATTTGAAAAAAGACCATATTACATATACACCTTGTAAAGCTCAGAGTTGATGGCAGGGAGTGTTTACATAAAAAGGTCGAGCACCATAAAACAAAATTTACATACATGTGAAGAGAAACAAATAGTATAGGATGGATGAAGCAGACGAAACTTGCCAAGGAAAACACAAATCTTCTACAATTAAGAAAAAGAAATGGTTAAGAACAATGCACATTCCATAAAAACTAAATGATGCTATAAATAGTGACAttaaaataaggaaatggcatatgtagaagagattagcatatCAGAAAACCCAAGGAATGTAATAACAGATTCTGCAAAATTGGACATTTTCTTAGTGCCTTTTGTCCATTAAAACACACCCGAGGAGAAGATATTTTACAATTAAACTTTTTAGGAAGCAGAAACTGTTCCTGTATTTTAAAGGAGGAGAAATCAGGTCATAACTtcccaatgagaaatgtttggtTAAAGAATTTGTAATTAAGGAAAGTATGACTTAAAATTTCAGCTAGCCAGTATGAATTTGCAGAAAGGTAGGACAATCCCCTGTATACTACTTACAGCCACATTATTCAAAATGTTCAACAGTATTCATTGGGTATGTCTATGGCTGTTATTTACATAGACTTGAAGACTTTAATCAAATGTCAGATAAAGCTGTCGGCATTGAGGACCAATTAAGAATTGAATTAGATTGAACAGAGTAAGGATAATAACTCTTCCTAAAATCTGCAACTTAAGTGAATACCGTAACTTTAAGTACATCACATTTTTCCATTAAAACCCTTTCATTACCAGAACAAAATACACTCTGCAAGTTGAAGTACTTTACATCTTTAAATTTCTGCATCATTTCATTTAAACAAAAGATGCTGTATGTAAAAAGCTACATTTAAGTGCTCCAGAGTGCTGCAAATCCTCTCCATCCCAATACTCttccaccctcatccacctgctcaCATCTCTGTTCCCATTTGAGCTTCGGATCCAATGGGATCTGACCTAAAGCTGGAACTCTGGGGTTTTGAAAGTCCAGTTCCCAACAACGCAGAGCTGGAgctgttattttttttaaaaaatgctcttGTTGACCACTTCTCTGTTCTGAATACTTGCTGTGAGCATGGCTATGGGGACAAGTGGAAAGAGACAGTAAAAGCAGCTTTGACTATCTTTACAAGGTCCAAAAAGTGACGGTAAACCGGAATTGGAGGTTCAAGAATCTTACAAGCCCACTTACGTGAATTATTAAATTGTGATGGACAATTATAAAGaataggactgcagatgctggagatcagagtcaacgagtgtggtgctggaaaagcacagccggtcatgcAGCACGTGAAGAGCAGGAggatcaatgttttgagcataagcccttcatcaggaatgaagaactTACACTTAAAGTCAATCCTCCtcttcctcggatgctgactgaccggttgtgcttttccagcaccacgttcttCGACAATTTATAAAGAATAACCAGTAAAACAAATGAAATGCTGACCTTTTTATATCTAGATATGAGGTTAGAGAATCCTGTTGCTCCCATGCAGCAAAAATAATACTTAGGGTACTAGTCTCTGGAATTTGTAAAATTAAAGGAGGCATTGATTTATATTTGAGAATATCAAGGCAACTGGTAGAATAGagacactacatccactgctgcAGGATCTAGAACTAGGTGACATAACCTAAATGTTAAGAGTCACACCTTTCTGGAGCAAAGTTAGGAAATACTTCTTTACCAAAAGAATTGTAGCAATTCAGAACTCTTGGAAATGGTTGCCAGTGGTGGGCTGACTGTCACTTTTAAACCTTGGATTGGGTAACAGAAATCTATCAAAGGTATTAAAAGATATATGGAGCAAAGAATGTAGCAATTAATTCATCCAATAATTGGTGAAAGTGTTGGTTAAAGTGGCCTACTCCTAAATTGTTACGAGCTAACCACTTACATAGTCATGTCGAGGCCAGGGTCTGTAATGTAAACAGGTTCTCTTCCTTGAAAACTGAGCAGGCTCATTGATTCCCTTCAACAGAATTACATTTGATTTAATAACATTTATGGTAATGGTCTATAAATAGTGAGACTCATTTTGCGTCTTGTTTCCTATCAATCAAAAGCTGAACTTTTATAAGTGGGGAAGGAACATTCATCTTTAGATGGATAAAATGAAGAACTTTCTCTGGGGGGTTGTGAGGTGAAGGACCTGCTTAATGGGTCTATATCTCCTTATCTCGCAACTCACAAATATAATTTGATGTATCCTTCATCATGGTCAGTGCATTCTTTTCCACAGTGGTTATTAACAGTGAAGGAGGATTTAAGCTCTATACAGTTTGACCACaaaagttttaattttttttcctgaCCTCATAAGCAAATTAAGCAGCTAAACCTATTTTTTTGAAGTAGTTTTCAGAATTGACATCTCTTTAACAAAGaaatttgcttttgtttttaaGATTTGTCAAAGAGAAGAGACCAACCATCtcacctaactttaactttcttGGCCAACTGCTGGATTTTGAGAAGAAGTTGAAAACTCAGACTGGACAAACAGGAACCATTACCAAACTAAAATTCCTGCAGTTAGAGCGACCTGGGGAACAGAGGATGACACAGGAAAGTGGCCACTTTGATACAGTAACAGAAAACCAAGCCTTTACATCCACTACCTCAGAGActatggatcagaatctgactgCACCTAATACACCTTTATCTGCACTTATGGAATCCACTGTTTCCAATCTGGAAGAAGAACGTTTTCTGGCTCAAGGACTCAATGGACTTAACCTGTCCTTGGACAGGTTAGAGGACAACAATCGATTAAAACGCTCATTTTCTTTGGACATAAAGTCTGTTTCATATCCCAGTAGCAGTGGAGGTGCTAGTTCTACACCAATTGCTGCTTCTGCAGAAGACAGTTGTGATCCTTTAAAGGAATCAAATGCGGGTGAAACAGGCCAGTTATGTTTTTTCTCAACAGCTCAGAAAGAAGTGGAGCAGCTTTCAGAACACACTACACCTATTGTGATGGAGGTAAATAAGAAACAGCCACAAACCATATGGGAACAGGAATCACCAAAAAGTGCAGCTATTTCTTCAGCGCAAACAGCAGCAAGCACAAATACAATGCCTAGAACACTCTTGTACCCCTTGCATAGAAGTGGTAGCATGGAGGATAATTACAGAACAAATTTCCTACTAGGTCTTTCTAGCAGCCAACAGCATTTGGCAACATCTGCAGTAGGAATGGGGCTTAAAGGATGGCATTCAGACAtactctcacctcaaacatcaacTGCATCATTGGCTAACACCTGGTACTTTGCAACAGAAACATTGGCTGGACAATCTCCTCGTTTTTTGTCAGGTTCTACTCTGTTTGGAGGTaccacagcctattcagcattTAGCTGTAGTCAGCTATCATCAGGCTGTGATCAGGCAGGGACAGTGCGTCGGCGTGAAAAACACTGTGACCGCCGAGATTCCAGGCGCAGCTGGCATGAGGAAAGCCCGTATGAAAAACAATACAAACGCCGCAGCTGTCAAATGGAATTCGAGGAAGGCATGAATGAAAGTAGGTCCCGGGAGGACCTAGGGAAAATTGGAAGTCAGTCCAGCTTTTCTGGCAGCATGGAGATTATTGAAGTTTCCTGAAGAAATGCTAACATGCACTCTGGTAATTTGACCAAGTTATAATTCACAGACAGTTTCTTCAAAACTGCACTTCACAGCTTCAGCCAGGGACTTCAATAATTTAGAATATTGTTGTTCAAGTTCTACCAATCATAACTGTTCAATTAATTCAACATAAGTATCTAATCAAGGTAATTATGCATAATTGTCAGGCTTTTGTATGCATTTGAAAAAAATCCCAGTTAGCGTTATGTAATTGTCCAATAATGCACTTTGCCTCTGAAGACTGAGCCAAGTTCCatggagatttttttaaaattccagacAAGCTGGCAAAATCTGGATATCTGGTGTAATCATAGCTTATTTGATGCAAACTTCTTTGCATCGTAAATAAATGGTGTAACTATCTTGATTTGAATTTATGGATAGGTAATGTGCCAGTGCTGCTTAGAGCAAATACCTCAGAATTTTAATGCTTATACTGTATGTAGGTATTCAGTAAATCAAATCTCAGGTATTACTTGATACAGATGAGATTTCCAGTTTTTTGGCTAGGTTTGAATTGCTAATGTGGACTGCTAATTAGCACTGAGAAAACATCTGTGTATACTATGGCTGTAAAAATGAGGACAGAATCAAAAACATGTAGGGGTGTAAATGAAAAAATGTGGATGCTATGCAGAGTACATGAGTTGCAGGTTAAAGCACACTTGTGTGGAAGTTCTGTGATGGAGATATGCTGAAAATTTGTTCAGGATGGTACAACATGTCTGCATGATGGAGCTATTTTGTTCAAATGTGTAATGTATGAAGTGTTGATGGATAACTGACAAAAATGTTCTTCATAGAGGTGAAATGAGGagcatattttgaaataaaatctGAGATGGTACCTGTTACATACAAGTGTAATTTAAACATTGTGTCAAGTTCATAGCCTGCTTTAAGTGCCTGACAATAAATCCTACCTCATTCTCCCACAAAAAGAAACTACAGTGCACATGTAGAAAACTTCTGGAAATATTGTAAGGTAACCAACCTAAAGcagtaactttttttttctctctctctctctcttcagatGCAATTGACTTCAGTATATCTATGTTCTGCTCATGTTTTCAGGGTGACCTGaaagtaacttattctgatcaGAGGGAAAAGGTGATTTCTAATACTCGGCCTCCACAGTATTGTACCACCATTGGGATGTGCTGAAAAATACATAGGTCAAAAAATAAACACCTAAATTGTAGCAAATTGCTCTTCCTCTCATCTTATGCCAATTGGCTGCCTATGTATTTCTAACATTATCTGGATTTGTTTCACAACTCAGATTCCTCTTTACAAAAAATTCCACAGCAGCACAACCTCCCCAAATGTTAACAGTAATTATATCCATGGGAATACCCAAGCACGTGGTATGTGGTGAGCAGAGTTAGAACAATTTTGTCATGATTAGCTAATTGATTTACACTTGTTAAAAAAGTGTGACACGAGGAGAAAACTTATaccagattttgttttttttaaatatttgagAATATAAATACAATGCATAAAATATACTGTACATAGAAATGAAAATACTTCTACATCAACACTGGTAAAATGAGCTATCAAAGCCAATAAAAGCATGAAGTAAAGTTGTAATTTACAAGTAGGAAATTGCTCACCAATTCCTTTTATGGGGTCAACTAGTCAAATATAATGTCTGAAGAGAAGATAATGGATCTTGCAAGCTAAAATGAAACTCAGTAGGTTAATTTGTAAATCCACAATACTGATGCACTTTTGTAGTAACAGcatttcttttccttttgcttttcAAATTCTTATCTGTATATTATCCCTTCAGAGTTGTGTAGAAACTCTATCTTGTACCAGCAAAGTTATGTTTCCCCATTACTTGTTCATTTTCAATCTAAGCTGAAGAATCTTATCTGTGAACCTACTTTTTTACTTGCCTCCAACAAAAGAAAGTGTCCAATTTATGTTCTTTGTTGCTGATCGTGGAACTAGAACTAAAAATAAATATTAAATCATTAAACTCTTTGCCACATGCAACATAATCAATATTTGTTTGCACTACTCTGCAGCTTCATATACGTTCAGAGCCTGCTTCTGTAACCAGCTTTACTCAAACTTCAGGCTTtagaattaaaaaaaactttagtaTGGAGCTAAGATAAATATTAGTTGCAGGTAACAAAAGGAAAATTGTGATTGAATTTACATCTATAAAAATGCTTTCAGATTAAATTATTTTCCCTTGGCTCCATATCTTCCATTACGTGTTATCCTCATTTCTATGTTCAACTATTTGACAAGGGTCCAGGAGTCACTTTTCAGCATTATTGGACCACTTTACAAACTAGTCAATGATCTACTTTTAAAGAACCATGAGAATAAATCTTCCCAAACCTTCTACCTAGAGAGGCCAATGATTAGACTTAGTGGCAATGAAAATACTCCAATATAGTATCACCAGCTGTAAGATGATAACGTCCTGAACAGGTTGACCAGGTTATTACACAACTCTGAAGCAGATTGGGTGGTGACTATTTACATATCTAATGAAGGATAGAAGATGGAGCTTATAGTCTACTGCTACTTTACATCTTTGTCAGCTCTCATGGTGAAAGGTTCAAGTCTTTCATTTTCTGGCAATAAGTTATTAAGTTTCTCCATTAGTGGAATAGTTTGATCTATGCCCATCTGTATACGCCGGAGTATTGCAGACATCTCATTAACTTTCTGTATTTGTTCAGCATACTTGGCATATCTTTTCTGTCGCTCTTGCATAACACTGTATAAGGCAACAACAGACAGATCCATCTGTAACAGAACAAGAGTATTAATAAAGTGGATGACTGTTAGAAGCTACATTTGTAGGAAAACTGgtcaattaataaaatattacaGGTTAAGGCAAAATATTGATATTTACTGTACCTATAATTGCCTTTAACACTGATCAAGTTGTACTTCATTATTTAGGAATAAAATTCAACACAAAACCACCA
Proteins encoded in this region:
- the dusp16 gene encoding dual specificity protein phosphatase 16 isoform X1 translates to MADENARTQMVTAEKLVGLLESSIEKVLIIDSRSFVEYNASHILDAVNINCSKLMKRRLQQDKVQIIELIQHSAKQKIAFDDEQDVVVYDQCTQDASAISSDCFLAVLLSKLEKSFNNVSLLIGRIYHYLRLSTKEKIHGGFATFSSSFSGLCEGKSALVPTSISQPCLPVTNTGPTRILPHLYLGCQRDVLNRELMQQIDIGYVLNASNTCPKPDFIPESHFLRVPVNDSFCEKILPWLDKSVEFIEKAKASNGCVLVHCLAGISRSATIAIAYIMKRMDMSLDEAYRFVKEKRPTISPNFNFLGQLLDFEKKLKTQTGQTGTITKLKFLQLERPGEQRMTQESGHFDTVTENQAFTSTTSETMDQNLTAPNTPLSALMESTVSNLEEERFLAQGLNGLNLSLDRLEDNNRLKRSFSLDIKSVSYPSSSGGASSTPIAASAEDSCDPLKESNAGETGQLCFFSTAQKEVEQLSEHTTPIVMEVNKKQPQTIWEQESPKSAAISSAQTAASTNTMPRTLLYPLHRSGSMEDNYRTNFLLGLSSSQQHLATSAVGMGLKGWHSDILSPQTSTASLANTWYFATETLAGQSPRFLSGSTLFGGTTAYSAFSCSQLSSGCDQAGTVRRREKHCDRRDSRRSWHEESPYEKQYKRRSCQMEFEEGMNESRSREDLGKIGSQSSFSGSMEIIEVS
- the dusp16 gene encoding dual specificity protein phosphatase 16 isoform X2 → MADENARTQMVTAEKLVGLLESSIEKVLIIDSRSFVEYNASHILDAVNINCSKLMKRRLQQDKVQIIELIQHSAKQKIAFDDEQDVVVYDQCTQDASAISSDCFLAVLLSKLEKSFNNVSLLIGGFATFSSSFSGLCEGKSALVPTSISQPCLPVTNTGPTRILPHLYLGCQRDVLNRELMQQIDIGYVLNASNTCPKPDFIPESHFLRVPVNDSFCEKILPWLDKSVEFIEKAKASNGCVLVHCLAGISRSATIAIAYIMKRMDMSLDEAYRFVKEKRPTISPNFNFLGQLLDFEKKLKTQTGQTGTITKLKFLQLERPGEQRMTQESGHFDTVTENQAFTSTTSETMDQNLTAPNTPLSALMESTVSNLEEERFLAQGLNGLNLSLDRLEDNNRLKRSFSLDIKSVSYPSSSGGASSTPIAASAEDSCDPLKESNAGETGQLCFFSTAQKEVEQLSEHTTPIVMEVNKKQPQTIWEQESPKSAAISSAQTAASTNTMPRTLLYPLHRSGSMEDNYRTNFLLGLSSSQQHLATSAVGMGLKGWHSDILSPQTSTASLANTWYFATETLAGQSPRFLSGSTLFGGTTAYSAFSCSQLSSGCDQAGTVRRREKHCDRRDSRRSWHEESPYEKQYKRRSCQMEFEEGMNESRSREDLGKIGSQSSFSGSMEIIEVS